From Candidatus Binataceae bacterium, a single genomic window includes:
- a CDS encoding amidohydrolase family protein has translation MAEFDIVIKNGMVVDGTRAPRFRSDIGIKNGRIAKIGRIASHQGAKVVDADGQIVAPGFIDLHTHYDAQIFWDPYLTISGYHGITSVVIGNCGFGFAPVRPKDAERAMLTMVRTEAIPLGAMQAAMPFDWETYPQFMDKLDQLPKGINLLPYVPMNPVLGYVMGIEESKTGRMPTDKEHAEMRRILHEAMDAGACGWSAQRLIPGGPSAVQRDYDGSPMNTDVMHDETCLEMARVLGERGEGFQELTLASWDPKKDADHFEKIAEVSGRPIMYEALVTNDRFPHRHRNTMKWLERCRQKGLPVYGQGTTTDAGLTFTFEDWNLFDDSDAWRDATTGTVNERTEKLGDPRRRAALKSQMPRESLITNYFDEIIITECSKPENKRFEGMTLRLAAQDTGKDVVDTMLDIAVSENLKTEFFAPAVNSSDLMKELLDYPYITFGVSDGGAHTKFLTAGRYPTEGLIRFAREKQWLSLEDIHWRMSGLPAFCAGFKDRGFLREGAPADIVVYNLEKLKVLPVEIAHDLPGDEWRRVQRAEGYSHVIVNGQITWEGDRFTGATSGQVLRHGVSA, from the coding sequence ATGGCGGAATTCGACATCGTCATTAAAAACGGCATGGTGGTGGACGGCACGCGGGCGCCACGCTTTCGCAGCGACATCGGGATCAAAAACGGGCGTATCGCGAAGATCGGCCGCATCGCATCGCATCAGGGCGCGAAGGTGGTCGATGCCGACGGCCAGATCGTCGCCCCCGGCTTCATCGATCTCCACACTCACTACGACGCCCAGATTTTCTGGGATCCTTACCTCACGATTTCCGGCTATCACGGCATCACTTCAGTCGTGATCGGAAACTGCGGCTTCGGCTTCGCTCCCGTGCGGCCCAAGGATGCCGAGCGCGCGATGCTGACAATGGTCCGCACCGAGGCGATTCCGCTGGGCGCGATGCAGGCGGCGATGCCTTTCGATTGGGAAACCTATCCGCAGTTCATGGACAAGCTCGATCAGCTTCCCAAGGGCATTAACCTGCTTCCGTATGTGCCGATGAATCCGGTACTTGGCTACGTCATGGGAATCGAAGAATCGAAGACCGGCAGGATGCCAACGGATAAAGAACATGCCGAGATGCGGCGCATCCTGCACGAGGCGATGGACGCGGGCGCATGTGGATGGTCGGCGCAGCGGCTCATCCCCGGCGGACCGAGCGCTGTGCAGCGCGACTATGACGGCTCGCCGATGAACACCGACGTGATGCACGACGAGACGTGCCTCGAGATGGCGCGCGTGCTCGGCGAGCGCGGCGAGGGTTTCCAGGAACTCACGCTCGCGAGCTGGGATCCGAAGAAGGACGCGGACCATTTCGAGAAGATCGCGGAAGTCAGCGGACGCCCGATCATGTACGAAGCCCTCGTCACCAACGATCGCTTCCCGCATCGCCATCGCAACACGATGAAGTGGCTGGAGCGCTGCCGTCAGAAGGGGCTGCCGGTTTACGGACAGGGCACGACAACCGACGCCGGCCTCACGTTCACCTTCGAAGACTGGAACCTGTTCGACGATTCAGATGCGTGGCGGGATGCGACCACGGGCACCGTCAACGAGCGCACCGAGAAGCTCGGCGATCCTCGCCGCCGTGCAGCGCTCAAGTCGCAGATGCCGCGCGAGAGTCTGATCACGAACTACTTCGACGAGATCATCATCACCGAATGCTCGAAGCCCGAGAATAAGCGTTTCGAAGGAATGACGCTGCGTCTCGCCGCGCAGGATACGGGCAAGGACGTCGTCGACACGATGCTCGATATTGCGGTGTCGGAAAATCTCAAGACGGAGTTCTTCGCGCCCGCGGTGAACTCGTCCGACCTGATGAAGGAGCTGCTCGATTATCCTTACATCACGTTCGGCGTTTCCGACGGCGGTGCGCATACGAAGTTCCTGACCGCGGGACGCTATCCGACCGAGGGTCTTATCCGCTTCGCACGCGAGAAGCAGTGGCTCAGCCTCGAAGACATCCACTGGCGCATGTCGGGCTTGCCCGCGTTCTGCGCCGGGTTCAAGGATCGCGGCTTCCTGCGTGAAGGCGCACCGGCTGATATCGTCGTTTACAACCTCGAGAAGCTGAAGGTGCTGCCGGTTGAAATCGCGCACGATCTGCCGGGCGACGAATGGCGCCGGGTGCAGCGTGCCGAGGGCTACAGCCATGTGATCGTCAACGGACAGATCACGTGGGAAGGCGATCGTTTCACGGGCGCCACGTCGGGCCAGGTGCTGCGCCACGGAGTATCCGCCTAG
- the treS gene encoding maltose alpha-D-glucosyltransferase, whose product MPSNHSNNGGPPPLWYKDAIFYELRVRSFYDGNGDGVGDFAGLTSKLDYLRSLGVTALWLLPFYPSPMRDDGYDISDYTSVHPDCGTLRDFRAFLREAHERGLRVITELVLNHTSDQHRWFQRARRSAPGNHRDFYLWSDSAEKFREARVIFQDFEPSNWTWDPVAKAYYFHRFYAHQPDLNYDNPAVRREIFRVVSFWLGMGVDGLRLDAVPYLFKREGTSCENLPETHAFLSELRKYIDERFPNRMLLAEANQWPEDAVTYLAEGKECHMAFHFPLMPRIFMSVRMEDRYPLTDIWAQTPEIGPSCQWALFLRNHDELTLEMVTDEERDYMYRAFAQESRMRINLGIRRRLAPLLGNNRRTMELNNALLFSLPGTPIIYYGDEIGMGDNVYLGDRDGVRTPMQWSADRNAGFSTANPQRLILPVNIDYEYHYQTINVEAQESNRHSLLWWMRRLIALRKEHKALGRGSMEFLSPHNPHVLAFIRGFENERILVVANLSRFVQYVELDLAQYKGMTPVELFGRTPFPAIGDLPYLLTLGPHAFVWFALEASQASAATGLAPYAPPRIDVSADFEGMLQGSPREALERALPLYLPHCRWFRSKARILKSASIKDVLPLGEELGSPQLLLIEVEYLNAESEQYLLPLAIAAGDRVNEIRANSPERVLAELASSNDGSEAILYDAVVDSALAQALLDLVERHRRHRGRLGQLAGQTTRTHEHVSNGSGKLDSHLLRVEQSNNSIVYSDRYILKLYRRLDNGLNPDLEVGRFLTERAHFEHAPRTEGWIEYRASNAAPRTLALLQSFVANEGDTWEFTLGELRRFFEVAATRQDAPRADKSPIEMLEKSEPDPLAAELMAPYLASARLLGQRVAELHIALSSSTVDPDFAPEPYTTLYRRSAYQSMRNQLSQVLRLANGVGRTMAKEDQDELRAITSRQGDLIKPFEKFLNTRISVSRVRTHGDLHLGQVLHTGKDFMIIDFEGEPGRPISERRHKRAALRDVAGMLRSYHYAAFTALTEELKSKALGSVNFARMEPWASFWWRWASWSFLQGYLKIANDISSLVPETRDELRVLLDAFTMEKAIYELGYELNNRPDWLIVPLFAIKQLIGSAPVTA is encoded by the coding sequence ATGCCAAGCAATCACTCGAATAACGGTGGACCGCCGCCTCTTTGGTACAAAGATGCGATTTTTTACGAGCTTCGCGTACGATCGTTTTACGACGGGAACGGCGACGGGGTCGGTGATTTCGCCGGCCTGACGAGCAAGCTCGATTATCTACGTTCACTCGGAGTCACCGCTCTGTGGCTGCTCCCGTTCTATCCATCGCCGATGCGCGACGACGGCTACGACATATCGGACTACACCAGTGTACATCCGGATTGCGGGACACTTCGCGATTTCAGGGCATTTCTGCGCGAGGCACACGAGCGCGGCCTTCGAGTAATTACTGAACTGGTTCTCAATCATACGTCGGATCAGCACCGATGGTTCCAGAGAGCGCGGCGCTCCGCTCCGGGCAATCATCGGGATTTCTATCTATGGAGCGACAGCGCCGAGAAGTTTCGTGAGGCGAGAGTAATTTTCCAGGACTTCGAGCCCTCCAACTGGACCTGGGACCCGGTTGCAAAGGCATACTACTTTCATCGCTTCTATGCGCATCAACCGGATCTCAATTATGACAACCCCGCAGTCCGCCGCGAGATCTTCCGCGTGGTCTCCTTCTGGCTTGGCATGGGCGTCGATGGGCTGCGGCTCGACGCCGTTCCATATCTATTCAAGCGAGAAGGAACCAGTTGCGAGAATCTGCCTGAGACCCACGCCTTTCTCAGTGAACTGAGGAAATACATAGACGAGCGATTTCCCAATCGTATGCTGCTGGCTGAAGCGAATCAGTGGCCTGAGGACGCAGTTACCTACCTCGCCGAAGGCAAGGAATGTCATATGGCTTTCCATTTTCCACTGATGCCGCGAATATTCATGTCGGTGCGAATGGAAGATCGCTATCCGCTTACCGACATTTGGGCGCAAACGCCTGAGATTGGCCCGTCATGCCAGTGGGCATTGTTCCTGCGTAACCACGACGAATTGACCCTCGAGATGGTCACCGACGAGGAGCGCGATTATATGTATCGCGCGTTTGCGCAGGAATCGCGCATGAGGATTAACCTGGGCATCCGCAGGCGCCTCGCCCCGCTGCTCGGCAACAATCGCCGCACGATGGAGCTGAACAACGCCCTCCTATTCTCGCTACCGGGTACGCCGATTATCTACTATGGCGATGAAATAGGAATGGGCGATAATGTATATCTTGGCGATCGGGACGGCGTGCGAACGCCGATGCAATGGAGCGCCGACCGCAACGCCGGTTTTTCAACCGCGAATCCCCAGCGCCTGATCCTGCCGGTCAACATCGACTACGAATACCACTACCAGACGATCAACGTGGAAGCGCAGGAAAGTAATCGTCATTCGTTGTTGTGGTGGATGCGCCGCCTGATCGCCCTGCGCAAGGAACACAAGGCGCTGGGCCGCGGCTCGATGGAGTTCCTCAGTCCGCACAACCCTCACGTCCTCGCGTTCATCCGCGGCTTTGAGAACGAACGAATTCTGGTGGTCGCGAACCTCTCAAGGTTTGTTCAGTACGTGGAACTCGACCTCGCCCAATATAAAGGAATGACTCCGGTCGAGCTGTTCGGCCGCACTCCGTTTCCGGCGATTGGCGACTTACCGTATCTTTTGACCCTCGGGCCCCATGCTTTCGTCTGGTTCGCTCTGGAAGCTTCGCAGGCATCCGCCGCAACTGGCCTGGCACCGTATGCCCCGCCGCGAATCGATGTCAGCGCTGATTTTGAGGGAATGCTGCAAGGTTCGCCGCGAGAGGCGCTGGAACGCGCGTTGCCTCTCTACCTGCCCCACTGCCGATGGTTTCGGTCAAAGGCTCGAATTCTGAAAAGTGCTTCAATCAAGGATGTCCTTCCGCTCGGCGAAGAATTGGGTTCGCCGCAGCTCTTGTTGATCGAAGTGGAATACCTGAACGCTGAGAGCGAGCAATACCTTCTTCCTCTCGCAATCGCCGCCGGCGATCGCGTCAATGAAATCCGTGCCAATTCACCGGAACGTGTGCTCGCGGAACTCGCCAGTTCAAATGATGGAAGCGAAGCCATTCTATATGATGCGGTTGTCGATTCTGCGCTCGCGCAAGCGCTGCTCGATCTCGTCGAACGTCACCGCAGGCATCGCGGCCGGCTGGGTCAGTTGGCAGGCCAGACGACACGCACGCACGAGCATGTGAGTAATGGCTCGGGCAAGCTAGATTCTCATTTGCTGCGCGTGGAGCAAAGCAATAACTCGATTGTCTATTCCGATCGTTATATTTTGAAGCTATATCGGCGGCTCGATAATGGCCTGAATCCCGATCTCGAGGTAGGCAGATTTCTTACCGAACGTGCGCATTTCGAGCACGCACCGCGAACCGAAGGTTGGATTGAGTACCGCGCCTCCAACGCGGCGCCGCGCACGCTGGCGCTGCTTCAGAGTTTCGTTGCCAATGAGGGTGATACATGGGAATTCACGCTCGGTGAGTTGCGGCGCTTCTTTGAAGTCGCGGCGACTCGCCAGGACGCTCCCCGCGCGGACAAGAGCCCCATCGAAATGCTCGAAAAAAGCGAACCCGATCCTTTGGCCGCCGAGTTGATGGCACCCTACCTCGCCTCTGCGCGGCTGCTGGGCCAACGCGTCGCGGAACTGCATATCGCGCTCAGCTCCTCCACGGTCGATCCGGATTTCGCTCCGGAACCTTACACGACTTTGTATCGGCGGTCGGCCTACCAGTCGATGCGCAACCAATTGTCGCAAGTGCTCCGGCTCGCAAACGGCGTCGGGCGCACAATGGCAAAAGAAGATCAGGATGAACTCCGCGCAATCACGTCCCGGCAGGGCGATCTCATCAAGCCATTCGAAAAATTCCTCAACACCAGAATCAGCGTCAGCCGGGTTCGCACGCACGGCGACCTCCACCTCGGTCAGGTGCTACATACTGGCAAGGACTTCATGATCATCGACTTCGAAGGCGAGCCAGGAAGGCCAATCAGCGAGCGCCGTCACAAACGCGCGGCGCTGCGCGACGTCGCCGGCATGCTGCGTTCGTATCATTACGCCGCTTTCACGGCCTTGACCGAAGAGCTCAAAAGCAAAGCCCTGGGAAGCGTCAATTTCGCGCGAATGGAGCCATGGGCTTCGTTCTGGTGGCGATGGGCCTCGTGGTCCTTCCTGCAGGGTTATCTAAAGATTGCAAACGACATTTCGTCGCTGGTTCCAGAAACTCGCGACGAGCTGCGGGTGCTGCTCGACGCCTTTACGATGGAGAAGGCGATCTATGAACTCGGCTACGAACTGAATAATCGGCCCGATTGGCTGATCGTTCCGCTATTCGCGATCAAGCAATTGATCGGTTCCGCTCCAGTTACGGCCTGA
- a CDS encoding amidohydrolase family protein encodes MKYDFISADCHIDLIWLPPDLFTSNARADLRSRMPHVVDTRRGKMWVADNGARFGLMNGMGSAGREYVPGQIHRSDRMASTGLYDDGRKGIRRLTDTELRLKDQERDGVQAEVLYGVLGASMRLNDDEAATEMLRVYNEWLADFCRAHPDRYAGLASIPSHSIEAAVEEVKRVAKASVLRGLDIANRPDITPFWDPCWEPLWSAAEEAKLPIHLHTIGSTLPDLSKLAPKVARAAFAAMISSFQMYMAIPLMGIIFSGALEHHPGLKVVIGESGIGWIPYVLDHMDLEWDDQFHDLDLKFKPSEYWHRQCYATYQSDRIGIKLLDEIGEDNIMWGSDFPHPDGIWPDSQEFIARELGHLPAATRHKIVCGNAAKLYGFATN; translated from the coding sequence ATGAAGTACGATTTCATCTCGGCCGATTGCCACATCGATTTGATCTGGCTGCCTCCCGATCTGTTCACGTCAAACGCGCGTGCGGATTTGAGGTCCCGCATGCCGCACGTAGTCGATACGCGGCGCGGCAAGATGTGGGTCGCGGACAACGGCGCCAGGTTCGGCCTGATGAACGGGATGGGCTCGGCGGGACGCGAATACGTGCCGGGGCAGATTCATCGATCCGATCGGATGGCATCGACGGGACTATACGATGACGGCCGCAAAGGCATCCGCCGACTGACCGATACAGAGCTGCGGCTCAAGGACCAGGAGCGCGACGGCGTTCAGGCCGAGGTGCTGTACGGCGTGCTCGGTGCGAGCATGCGTCTCAACGACGATGAAGCGGCGACCGAGATGCTGCGCGTTTACAATGAATGGCTCGCGGACTTCTGCCGCGCGCATCCCGATCGTTACGCGGGCCTCGCATCGATTCCAAGTCACAGCATCGAGGCCGCGGTCGAAGAAGTGAAGCGCGTCGCCAAGGCGAGCGTGCTGCGCGGCCTCGATATCGCCAATCGCCCCGACATCACGCCCTTCTGGGATCCGTGCTGGGAGCCGCTATGGAGCGCCGCCGAGGAGGCGAAGCTGCCGATTCATCTGCATACCATCGGCAGCACGCTGCCCGATCTGAGCAAGCTCGCACCCAAGGTCGCACGCGCCGCATTCGCCGCGATGATCAGCAGCTTCCAGATGTACATGGCGATTCCGCTGATGGGCATAATCTTCAGCGGCGCGCTGGAGCATCACCCGGGGCTCAAGGTCGTCATCGGCGAGAGCGGCATCGGATGGATTCCGTACGTGCTCGATCACATGGACCTCGAATGGGACGACCAGTTCCACGACCTCGATCTGAAGTTCAAGCCGAGCGAGTACTGGCACCGTCAATGCTACGCGACCTACCAGAGCGATCGTATCGGCATCAAGCTGCTCGACGAGATCGGCGAAGATAACATCATGTGGGGCTCGGACTTCCCGCATCCCGACGGCATCTGGCCCGATTCGCAGGAGTTCATCGCGCGCGAGCTCGGCCACCTGCCGGCCGCAACACGACACAAGATCGTGTGCGGCAACGCCGCCAAGCTGTACGGCTTCGCGACGAATTGA
- a CDS encoding alpha/beta hydrolase has product MTHAEELEMFRTALRIADLNPSEVALPTDHQMIVGAMRFHYLDWGGSGTPILFLHGGGLTAHTWDCVALMLRDRYRCIALDQRGHGDSEWSPAVDYRIASHLGDIEGFVAALGLQRPILVGQSMGGLNSIAYATRYSDAMRAMVIVDVGPEVSAAGAERIRDFASTPELDSPDEFLARAVKFNSLRDPAVLRRSLHYNLRQAPNGKWGFKHDQRRRSEDAMKRFGEERASLASEISKIKCPTLIVRGARSDVLSDESAARFAKSLPNGRTITIENAGHNVQGDNPRALLEAVLRFFAEC; this is encoded by the coding sequence ATGACTCACGCCGAAGAACTCGAGATGTTCCGCACCGCGCTTCGAATCGCCGATCTCAACCCATCCGAAGTCGCGCTGCCAACGGATCACCAAATGATCGTCGGCGCGATGCGGTTTCACTACCTCGACTGGGGCGGCTCGGGGACGCCGATTCTTTTCCTGCACGGCGGCGGCCTGACGGCACATACGTGGGACTGCGTCGCGCTGATGCTGCGCGATCGTTACCGATGCATCGCGCTCGATCAACGTGGGCATGGTGACAGCGAGTGGTCGCCCGCGGTCGATTACCGAATCGCGTCGCATCTGGGCGATATCGAAGGATTCGTCGCGGCGCTGGGATTACAGCGGCCGATCCTCGTTGGGCAATCGATGGGTGGGCTCAACTCGATTGCCTATGCGACTCGTTACAGCGACGCGATGCGTGCGATGGTGATCGTCGATGTCGGTCCCGAGGTGAGCGCCGCGGGCGCGGAACGCATTCGCGACTTCGCCTCGACGCCCGAGCTCGATTCACCGGATGAGTTCCTGGCGCGCGCCGTAAAATTCAATTCGCTGCGCGATCCCGCCGTGCTCCGCCGCAGCCTCCACTACAATCTGCGGCAAGCGCCGAACGGCAAGTGGGGCTTCAAACACGATCAGCGCCGCCGCTCGGAAGATGCGATGAAAAGGTTCGGTGAAGAGCGCGCATCCCTCGCATCGGAAATATCAAAGATCAAATGCCCGACGCTGATAGTGCGCGGCGCCAGGAGCGACGTCCTGAGCGACGAATCGGCAGCTCGCTTTGCCAAGTCGCTGCCGAATGGCCGGACGATAACGATCGAAAACGCAGGCCACAACGTGCAAGGCGACAATCCCCGCGCGCTCCTGGAGGCAGTGCTGCGATTCTTCGCCGAATGCTGA
- the glgB gene encoding 1,4-alpha-glucan branching protein GlgB, giving the protein MNLFRRQPRGPESAAAPGGQIAETELARLLSLTHSDPHSILGAHITNNGVVFRAFRPAAQRVVLLIEGQDPREMSERPEEGLFELTLTDLRQIPRYQLEIQYPGDYIVSIRQPYSFPPTLGDVDLYLWAEHSHKGIWKKLGAHSLMLDGVTGTAFAVWAPSAAGVSVVGDFNGWDGRLDMMRSLGSSGIWEIFIPDVHPGGAYKFEIHPKEGPPLLKADPFAEATECPPASASRIYSSNYKFNDETWIETRRSGDPLRKPISIYEMHLGSWRRVPEESNRPLTYAELAEHLPDYIDDMGFTHVELLPVMEHPFAGSWGYETTGYYAPTARYGSPDDFRYLVDRLHQRGIGVILDWVPAHFPTDSFSLGRFDGTALYEHIDPRQGFHPEWNTYIFNFGRNEVRSFLLGSAEYWLSEFHADGLRVDAVSSMLYLDYGRNGNDWIRNSRGGNENLEAIAFIRELNEKLHAQFPGIIMCAEESTSWPGVSRPLYVGGLGFGFKWDMGWMHDTLEYFSKDPIHRRFHHRDLTFGLMYSWFENFVLPLSHDEVVYGKRSLIDKMPGDRWQKFANLRSLYGYMWARSGKKLLFMGGEFGQWREWNHDASLDWHLLAEADHRQLRALVRDLNRTYRAQPALWEADHDPHGFQWIDANNSDENVIAFIRKAPPSGRQVICICNFSPVVRYAYRIGVPHRGMYKELLNTDSAIYGGSNQGNAGAVTAEDRAWHLFPYSVSLTLPPLATLWLEVPS; this is encoded by the coding sequence ATGAATTTGTTCAGAAGACAGCCGCGCGGTCCGGAATCCGCCGCCGCGCCTGGCGGTCAGATCGCCGAAACAGAGCTGGCTCGGCTTCTGTCGCTAACGCATAGCGATCCGCATTCGATTCTGGGCGCTCATATCACTAATAACGGAGTAGTCTTTCGCGCGTTTCGTCCGGCCGCCCAACGTGTCGTGCTTCTGATCGAAGGGCAAGACCCACGCGAAATGAGCGAACGCCCCGAAGAGGGGCTCTTCGAGTTGACGCTTACCGATTTGCGGCAGATACCGCGCTATCAACTCGAGATTCAGTATCCCGGCGATTACATCGTTAGTATTCGGCAACCGTATTCATTTCCGCCGACATTGGGCGACGTCGACCTCTATCTGTGGGCGGAGCATTCGCACAAGGGTATCTGGAAAAAACTCGGGGCTCATAGCCTCATGCTGGACGGAGTTACCGGTACAGCTTTCGCCGTCTGGGCGCCGAGCGCCGCCGGCGTGAGCGTAGTCGGCGACTTCAACGGCTGGGATGGGCGCCTCGACATGATGCGGTCACTGGGCAGTTCCGGAATCTGGGAAATATTCATTCCCGATGTTCATCCGGGCGGTGCTTATAAATTCGAGATACATCCGAAAGAGGGTCCGCCACTGCTTAAGGCTGATCCCTTTGCCGAAGCCACCGAATGTCCGCCGGCATCCGCTTCGCGCATATATTCTTCTAACTACAAGTTCAACGACGAAACCTGGATTGAGACGCGGCGAAGTGGCGATCCGCTCCGCAAGCCGATCTCGATCTACGAAATGCATCTCGGCTCTTGGCGGCGAGTGCCCGAGGAGTCCAACCGGCCTCTAACCTATGCGGAACTGGCTGAGCATCTGCCCGATTATATCGATGACATGGGGTTTACCCATGTCGAGCTGTTGCCGGTAATGGAGCATCCGTTCGCCGGCTCGTGGGGCTACGAGACCACTGGCTATTACGCGCCAACCGCGCGCTACGGCAGTCCCGATGATTTTCGCTACCTGGTCGATCGTCTTCATCAGCGCGGAATCGGCGTCATTCTCGATTGGGTGCCGGCGCACTTTCCAACCGATTCTTTTTCGCTCGGTCGTTTTGACGGAACGGCGCTTTACGAGCATATCGATCCGCGTCAGGGATTCCATCCTGAATGGAATACCTACATTTTCAATTTCGGCAGGAATGAGGTGCGCAGTTTTTTGCTCGGAAGCGCGGAGTACTGGCTATCCGAGTTCCATGCCGACGGACTCCGCGTGGATGCCGTCTCGTCGATGCTGTATCTCGACTATGGACGAAATGGAAATGACTGGATACGCAATAGCCGCGGTGGGAATGAGAACCTTGAGGCGATCGCATTTATCCGCGAGCTGAACGAAAAATTACACGCGCAATTCCCGGGTATCATCATGTGCGCCGAGGAATCCACCTCGTGGCCGGGTGTGAGCCGGCCACTCTACGTCGGTGGACTGGGGTTCGGGTTCAAATGGGATATGGGCTGGATGCACGACACGCTCGAGTACTTCTCCAAAGATCCGATTCATCGGCGGTTTCATCATCGCGATCTTACGTTCGGCCTGATGTACTCCTGGTTCGAGAATTTCGTCCTGCCCCTGTCGCATGACGAAGTCGTGTATGGAAAGCGCTCGCTAATCGACAAGATGCCGGGCGATCGCTGGCAGAAATTCGCCAACCTGCGTTCGCTGTATGGCTATATGTGGGCGCGCTCGGGCAAGAAGTTGCTATTCATGGGCGGCGAGTTCGGGCAATGGCGCGAATGGAATCACGATGCGAGCCTCGACTGGCATCTCCTGGCCGAAGCCGATCATCGCCAGTTGCGCGCTCTGGTTCGCGATTTGAATCGCACCTACCGCGCTCAGCCAGCGCTGTGGGAAGCTGATCACGATCCCCACGGATTTCAATGGATCGACGCAAACAATTCGGACGAGAACGTGATCGCTTTTATTCGCAAGGCGCCGCCCTCGGGACGCCAAGTTATATGCATATGCAACTTTTCGCCTGTCGTCAGGTACGCCTATCGAATCGGCGTGCCCCATCGTGGAATGTACAAGGAACTGCTCAATACTGACTCTGCGATCTATGGAGGAAGCAACCAGGGCAACGCGGGCGCAGTGACAGCCGAAGATCGAGCATGGCACCTGTTTCCATACTCGGTCTCACTGACACTGCCGCCCCTCGCGACGCTTTGGCTCGAGGTTCCATCCTAG
- a CDS encoding cupin domain-containing protein — protein MTTELLERPQHKDQVIVLVSAEQSEGEFFRMEYLAREVTIAPRDHIHTEQEERVEVLAGTLRCRIAGVERLLRAGDKVTIPIGTPHAVWSDDPAGSRSIGEYRPAMNAEAMFRGIIVKGASRRGRDSRD, from the coding sequence ATGACCACGGAGCTGTTGGAACGTCCGCAACACAAGGATCAGGTAATCGTGCTCGTCTCGGCCGAGCAGTCCGAGGGCGAGTTCTTCCGGATGGAATATCTCGCGCGCGAGGTCACGATCGCGCCGCGCGATCACATCCACACCGAACAAGAGGAGCGGGTCGAAGTCCTGGCGGGAACGCTGCGATGCCGAATCGCTGGTGTCGAGCGCCTCCTTCGCGCGGGCGACAAAGTGACGATTCCGATCGGCACGCCGCACGCCGTTTGGAGCGACGATCCCGCGGGCTCGCGCTCCATCGGCGAGTATCGTCCCGCAATGAATGCCGAGGCGATGTTCCGCGGAATCATCGTTAAGGGCGCTTCGCGGCGCGGGCGCGACTCGCGCGACTAG
- a CDS encoding YafY family protein produces MRRADRLFEIIQRLRRNQVVTARSLADHFSVSERTIYRDIGDLIASKVPIEGAAGIGYSLRKGYDLPPLMFSAGELEALVFGARMVQSWSDPELGRSADAALAKIESVLPAHLRGIIEDKSLWAPVDVHRIQVTFDFAALRSAIHSRRKIRFKYQDEKGTETTRTVRPLTLWFYPPIWLAGSWCELRSDFRFFRLDRMVEVEFLDQIFDSEPGRSADDLFRQLLRKA; encoded by the coding sequence ATGCGCCGCGCCGATCGACTCTTCGAAATCATCCAGCGCCTGCGCCGTAATCAGGTTGTTACCGCGCGCTCGCTCGCCGATCACTTCAGCGTCAGCGAGCGCACGATCTATCGCGATATCGGCGACCTGATCGCGAGCAAGGTCCCGATCGAAGGCGCGGCCGGAATCGGATACTCGCTGCGCAAGGGCTACGATCTGCCGCCGCTGATGTTCAGCGCGGGCGAGCTCGAGGCACTCGTCTTCGGCGCGCGGATGGTGCAGAGCTGGAGCGATCCTGAGCTGGGGCGTTCGGCCGACGCGGCGCTGGCGAAGATCGAGAGCGTGCTGCCGGCGCATCTGCGCGGCATCATCGAAGATAAATCGCTGTGGGCTCCGGTCGATGTACACCGAATTCAGGTAACGTTCGATTTCGCCGCACTGCGCTCGGCGATTCACTCGCGCCGTAAGATCCGTTTCAAATATCAGGACGAAAAGGGCACCGAGACGACGCGCACGGTGCGTCCGCTCACGCTGTGGTTTTATCCACCGATCTGGCTCGCCGGATCGTGGTGCGAGTTGCGCAGCGACTTCCGCTTCTTCCGCCTCGATCGAATGGTGGAGGTCGAGTTTCTCGATCAGATCTTCGATTCCGAACCCGGCCGGTCGGCCGACGATCTCTTTCGCCAGCTTCTTCGAAAAGCCTGA
- a CDS encoding cupin domain-containing protein, whose translation MALPQDISPFNSELMDTLVEASKMDWIPSADDPKRAFMKILWTGSESGTWAVLLKWLKGYVAPQHKHLSPSHTFILSGKLQVRTGTLNAGDYVYEANGMVHGATTALEDTVYLFICNGAVLFFDDDGFTSYLSWEELRRIQANFDAAKKAA comes from the coding sequence ATGGCGCTCCCGCAAGACATAAGCCCCTTCAATTCCGAGTTGATGGATACGCTGGTGGAAGCATCGAAGATGGACTGGATTCCGTCCGCCGACGATCCCAAGCGCGCGTTCATGAAGATTCTCTGGACCGGCTCGGAGTCCGGCACGTGGGCGGTCCTGCTCAAGTGGCTCAAGGGCTACGTCGCTCCGCAGCACAAGCATCTGAGCCCGTCGCACACTTTTATACTGTCGGGCAAGTTGCAGGTCCGCACCGGAACCCTGAATGCCGGCGACTACGTTTACGAGGCCAACGGCATGGTCCACGGCGCGACGACCGCGCTCGAAGACACCGTTTACCTGTTCATCTGCAATGGCGCGGTGCTGTTCTTCGACGACGATGGCTTCACCTCGTACCTGAGCTGGGAAGAGTTGCGCCGCATCCAGGCGAATTTCGACGCAGCAAAAAAAGCCGCATAG